The segment TAGGCGTGGCGAAGTTCCCCCGCCAGCCTCTCCAGGTTGTCCTGCACGCATTGTTGCCGGGTGTGCTCCGTGGCCGGGTCCGGCGCGCGCTCACCCACGTGCAGCAGAACCAGTTCCTCGGCTTGGAAGTCCTGATTCCGCAAGTAGGGAATGACCTTTTTGTCGGTGGCTTGGAAATCCGTGGCGTACAGCACCCGCTTGAGTTGGGTGCTGGCGTTCATGAGGCGGCGGTTGTAGACGAAAACCGGCACGTCGCTCAGGCGGAGGATGTCGGAGTCGATGCTGCCCAGGAGCGCCTGCACCAGAACCGCTTTGGGCAACCAGTAGATGCCGAGATAGTCCACCTCCAACTCGCGCGAAGTGGCTATGGTTTGGTAGGAAACATGGCCTCGCTTGGCCGTGGCTGTGGCCGTGAAGCCCAACTCGCGCACTTCCGCGGCCAACTTGTCCAGTTGCCTCTGCCGTTCCTCCTGTTTGCCGGACGACCCCGAGTAGACGTGCACCAGGTGCACCGTGGACGTCCCGAAGCTTTTGAGGAACCGCATCATATCCAGAAACTTGGCCCTGGGTTCCTTGAGGCTGACCTTGATGGCGGCTTTTTCCAGCATACCCTCTCCGTTGACTGTTCAAGGCCCTGTTGCCCTATCAAGTCCTGCAAGGCAAACCTTTCGGGTTGATTTTCCCCTCTCGGGATATGAATAATAATGAAAGGAACGGCCGCTTTCCGTAACTACTTCCGAAAAGCGGCCGCGTTTGAACACATGCGATATTGCCCGAAGGCTCACCCCTTGGGCCAAGCGATGTTGGCCGGGCCGCGTTGTACCGTTCGGGCGTATTTCACCTTGGGCGTGCCGAAGAGCATGGCATAGCCGATCTGATGGTCGTCCGGGATGTCGAGTTCGGAGCGGAGTTGGGGCAGAAAACCGTCCACGGCCCAAGTGAGCAGCCCGTCCCACATGGTTCCCAGTCCGTTTGCCTGGGCCACCAGATCGAAGGTGGTAAGGGAGATGATGCAGTCCTGGGTGGGGCAGGGAGTGTCCTTGGGCGCGCTGGCAACCAGGACACCCGGCGCCCCGCGAAACAGGATGTCGACGCCGTTGCGGGTATAGCTCTTGAGGGCCCAGCCCAGATAACGGCCCACGGGCGATTTGGAGGTTTCCTCGTCGGCGAGCGCGGTTTCCAGGTCGGCATGAACGCGGCGGCTGAGGTCGGCGACGACGTCCCTGGAATTGATGACGGTCAACTGGACCGCCTGGGCGTTTACGCCGGTGGGTGCGTGCCAGGTGGTGTCCAGCACGCCGCGAAGCAGTTGCGGGTCAACATCCTCGTCCTTGTAAAACCGCACGGAGCGACGGCCGCGAATGAGCGTGTCCAACTCACTGGGCTCGGGCAGGTTGCCCTTGAGCGCGACCGAATCCTCCGGTTCACGGCCCAGTATGGAAACCGCCCCTGTGGGGCAGATGGCCAGGCAATGCTGGCAACGGATGCATTTACCTTCGTTGACGAGTTCAGGGAATTGGTCCTCGCCGAATTGAATGACGCCCGGAAAGCAGTCCTGGATGCACAGGCCGCACTGGGTGCAGCTTTCCTTGTCTATGCTGAAGTCGACCATGAAAATCCTCCAAACGTGGTTGCTGTACGCGGTGACCGATTTGTATCAATGAGTAAAACGAGACGCGCCGTATTGCTTGTGGTTCGCCACGTCAACCGATCTTGTCACCCGGAAGGGGCCATCCAGCCATGGATGCGGGGCTTCCACTGTACCGGGGAGGTAAGGTAGGGTGCCCCGTTTTACGCGGTCCCGACCGGGAGACGCCCCGAAGAAAGGGACAACGGACCGGAGGAAGGCATGACCAGAAAAGTACACGGCCGCCCTCGGTGCCCGGAATGCCGGGCAGCCGTTCTCGAAGCTGTGCACGACATGCTGCGCGGCCACTCGCTCCAATCCATGACCATCGAGGGCATCGCCCGCAGAGCCGGGGTCGGCAAGCAGACCATTTACAGGTGGTGGAAGGGAAAGGCTGACCTTGTCATGGAAGCCCTGGGCGAACTGACCTGCGAGGCGGTGCGGCCTCCGGAATCAGGGAGCCTGGAGAACGATCTGGCCACGTACTTGGCCCAGGCGTTCGAGGCGATCGAGCAGTGGTCGGCGCAGCATCTTCGTTGTCTCATGGTGGAAGCCCAGTTGGACGAGGAATTTCGGCGGAAGTTCAGGGAGCGGTTTCTGGAGAAGCGGCGTTGCTCCCTGAAGAGACTGTTCGAAGCGGCGCGAGAAAGGGGGGAACTCCCCACTGAGGACGATGCGGATCTGGCCGCGGACATGGTTTTCGGGATGATGTGGTACAGGCTGCTGGTGGGCCACGCCCCATTGGACGCGCGCTACGCCGGGGACATCGCCCGTCTGATTGCCAAATCGTTCACCTGATGTGGGCGGCCGATCAGCCGCCACGCTCCCGTCCGAGAACGAGTTCGCGAATCTTTTTGTCCAATTTGTTGAAATCGACGGGTTTGGCCATGTGGGCGTCCAAGCCCGCGTCCAGCGCCGTCCTCCGTTCCTCGTCCATGGCGTAAGCGGTCAGGGCGATGATGGGGACGTCGCTGCGGCAGGCGGTCTCTCTGGCGCGGATGCGCCGGGTGACTTCCAGCCCGTTCATTTCCGGCATCCGCACATCCATGAGTACAGCGTCGAAGTCGCTTTCATTCAGCTTTTCCAAGGCCTGCCTCCCATCCGAGGCGACAGTCACCTCATGCCCGAAATCCTTGAGGAAGGCGGAGATGGCCATGACATTGATCTTGTTGTCCTCGGCCAGGAGCAGACGGAATCCGGCTTCCCGGTCCTCGGAAGGTGCTGCAGCGGGGCTTTCCGAGGACGACTCCGGGGCCTGCTCGGGCCGCATCGGCAGGGAGAAGCGCACCATCGTTCCCTCGCCCGGGCGGCTGCTCAAGCGAATGGTTCCGTCCATCATGTCCACAAGTCGCTTGACGATTGCCAGGCCCAGCCCGGTGCCCGCGATCCGCCTCGAATGCGACATGTCGGCCTGCGAGAAGGGCTGCATGACGTGCTCCAGGTTCTCCTCGGGAATCCCCACGCCGGTGTCGATGACTTCGAAGACAATTTCTGTCCGTCCGTCCTTGAGAATGCCGCGTGGTTCGACTTGGAGCGAAACCCGGCCCTCGTCCGTGAACTTGAGTGCGTTGCCCAGCAGATTAAAGAGGAGCTGGCGGATTCGCGCCTTGTCGCCGTGGAGGGTGGCGGGGACCTTCCGTGAGACCCGGGTCGTCAGCCGCAGGCCTTTTTCGCTCGCCTGACGGCTGAACAGCCCGCGCACCTCGTCGACCAGACCGCGTATGTCGAAGGGGGCCTCCCTGATTTCCAGCTTGCCTGCCTCGATTTTGGAAAGGTCGAGGATGTCGTTGATGATGGTCAGCAGTCCTTCGGCGGACACGATGGCCATATCGACGTAGCGGCGCAGTTCCGGATCGAGATTCCGGAACTTCAGGACCTGAAGCATGCCCAGCACGCCGGTCATGGGAGTACGTATTTCGTGGCTCATGTTGGCCAGGAATTCGCTCTTGGCCTGGCTTGCGGCCTCGGCGACCCGTCTGGCCTCAATGAGTTTACGTTCCAGGGATTTCCGTTCCGTGAGGTCCACCACCGCCGCCAGGCAACGCTCGGCTTGGCGACCGTTTGCTTTCCAGTGCCGCAACTCCAGGCGGACGAATTTCGTGACGCCCGCATCGGCCGAACGCAACCCCAATTCGACCGCCCGCATGGAGTCGTCGGCGCAGGTTTTCCGCAGGGCGTCGCGAAGGACTTGCCTGTCCTGCGGGATGACGTGTTCCATCAGGCTGGAGCCGGTGAGCCTGGAGCGGGGGAGTCGAAAGATGGATTCGCAAACGCGGTTTGTGCGGAGGATGACGCCGTTGCCTGCCAGCGTCAGGTAGCCAACCGGTGCGTATTCGAACAGTTCCTCGTACTGCCCATGGGAGGGAAGATGTTTCCCCCGATGACCGACTTGCTCCCGGCATGTCGTGCGCAGTTCTATCGTATAGACCCTGATTTCCTGGATCAGGCGGAGCAACTCGGCATGGCTGAGCGAGGCGAGGTCCAGAGGGGCGTCGTTGGCGACAGCCTCGCGGGCCATCCGGGCGAGATTCTCCTCACCCCGGCTTTCATCGGACATTTGGCACCAGCATGAAAAGCCCGGCGCGATCCGTCAAAGGTTGAATTTGGGGATTTTTCGGGGATGCTCCTTCCTGGTTACTCGCCCCTGATGCGGGCATGGCAGGCAGCGGAAGGTTCTTATTGTTCAGCGGGGAAGTAGAGGCGGCAATTCCTTCCCTCGATGTGCTGGTAGGTTTTTTCCTTCCAGTGCAGTTCCGTCCGGGTCAGGTCGTCCAGCAGCCAGCCCGTAAGAAGGGAAAAAACCAGGAACAACAGTATCATGCGCATTGATTCCCCTCCCTTCGAATGCGCTTTGATCCGAGGCGCCAATCGTCCGGCGAGGGCCGTCGTAGCAACGCCCGTGCCGGGCTGTTCTTGACAGGCCGGGCATGGGAGGGACATTACCTGAATAAAGCCAAGCCCATTGCGGACAATTGGAGGAGTTATGAGCGAGGCAGCCGAT is part of the Desulfohalovibrio reitneri genome and harbors:
- a CDS encoding universal stress protein is translated as MLEKAAIKVSLKEPRAKFLDMMRFLKSFGTSTVHLVHVYSGSSGKQEERQRQLDKLAAEVRELGFTATATAKRGHVSYQTIATSRELEVDYLGIYWLPKAVLVQALLGSIDSDILRLSDVPVFVYNRRLMNASTQLKRVLYATDFQATDKKVIPYLRNQDFQAEELVLLHVGERAPDPATEHTRQQCVQDNLERLAGELRHAYSNVKTLQVVGNQRKQILRQAYLHKVDLIVVGKADKPKPLKALLGSTAEILPDKSRRSVFIIPGYH
- a CDS encoding nitroreductase family protein, coding for MVDFSIDKESCTQCGLCIQDCFPGVIQFGEDQFPELVNEGKCIRCQHCLAICPTGAVSILGREPEDSVALKGNLPEPSELDTLIRGRRSVRFYKDEDVDPQLLRGVLDTTWHAPTGVNAQAVQLTVINSRDVVADLSRRVHADLETALADEETSKSPVGRYLGWALKSYTRNGVDILFRGAPGVLVASAPKDTPCPTQDCIISLTTFDLVAQANGLGTMWDGLLTWAVDGFLPQLRSELDIPDDHQIGYAMLFGTPKVKYARTVQRGPANIAWPKG
- a CDS encoding TetR/AcrR family transcriptional regulator, translating into MTRKVHGRPRCPECRAAVLEAVHDMLRGHSLQSMTIEGIARRAGVGKQTIYRWWKGKADLVMEALGELTCEAVRPPESGSLENDLATYLAQAFEAIEQWSAQHLRCLMVEAQLDEEFRRKFRERFLEKRRCSLKRLFEAARERGELPTEDDADLAADMVFGMMWYRLLVGHAPLDARYAGDIARLIAKSFT
- a CDS encoding ATP-binding protein — translated: MSDESRGEENLARMAREAVANDAPLDLASLSHAELLRLIQEIRVYTIELRTTCREQVGHRGKHLPSHGQYEELFEYAPVGYLTLAGNGVILRTNRVCESIFRLPRSRLTGSSLMEHVIPQDRQVLRDALRKTCADDSMRAVELGLRSADAGVTKFVRLELRHWKANGRQAERCLAAVVDLTERKSLERKLIEARRVAEAASQAKSEFLANMSHEIRTPMTGVLGMLQVLKFRNLDPELRRYVDMAIVSAEGLLTIINDILDLSKIEAGKLEIREAPFDIRGLVDEVRGLFSRQASEKGLRLTTRVSRKVPATLHGDKARIRQLLFNLLGNALKFTDEGRVSLQVEPRGILKDGRTEIVFEVIDTGVGIPEENLEHVMQPFSQADMSHSRRIAGTGLGLAIVKRLVDMMDGTIRLSSRPGEGTMVRFSLPMRPEQAPESSSESPAAAPSEDREAGFRLLLAEDNKINVMAISAFLKDFGHEVTVASDGRQALEKLNESDFDAVLMDVRMPEMNGLEVTRRIRARETACRSDVPIIALTAYAMDEERRTALDAGLDAHMAKPVDFNKLDKKIRELVLGRERGG